The Rhizobium viscosum genomic sequence ACGACGCGGCCTATAAGGGCAAGAACCGCGATGTCTGGCATCCGCACTGGGTCGTGCTCAACGAGGATAAGGCCTGCGCCGGCGGATTGAAGGTGACCGACATCCCTGACGGCGCCAAGCCGAAACTTCCCGCCACGTGGCCGGGCGTTCCGCTGCTGATCGACAGCCCGGATTATCCGACGGTGCTGAAGGGCGACCGCGTCGATGTCGCCATCCCGCTGTCACTGCTCGGCGGCATTACCAGCGCATCCTATGATGGCGTGACGGCAGGGCTGAAGGTCAACGGCAACCTGCATGCACCGCTGCTTTGCGTCGACAATGTCTTCAAGGTCGCCTCCGGCAATCTCAGCCTGCCGGGTAAGGTCATGCCTGAGAAGTGAGCGGGTCGCCGGTCCGTCGACTGCCATCGCCGGACCGGCTCTTTCCTCTCTCCAGGCAAATAGAGAAGAGAAAACACCAGGCAGGTTTATTGCTTTCCGCCCCGGATGCAACTGATGACGCAAGCACCTGCCCAAAGATCAAGGATTTCGACATGTCCGACCTGACACTCGCACCGGAACTTTCGGTCAGCCAATGGTTAAACACACCGCGGCCGTTCTCCATCGCCGGACTGCGCGGCAAGGTGATCTTCCTGCACAGTTTCCAATTGCTTTGCCCGGGCTGCGTGGCTGAAAGCCTGCCGCAGGTGCGCCGCATCGAGCGCATCTTCGCCAACACGGATCTCCAGGTCATCGGCCTGCACACGGTCTTCGAACATCACGAGGCGATGACGCCAACCGTGCTCAAGGCTTTCATTCACGAATACCGGCTGACCTCGCCCATCGGTGTCGATCAGGCCGACGGGCAGTCCGACATACCGGTGACGATGCGCCGCTATGGTTTCAGGGGCACGCCCTCCTCCGTGCTGATCGGCCGTGACGGTGCGATCCTGCATCATGCATTCGGCGTCGAGGACGATATCGCGCTTGGTGCTCGCATCGGCATGGCGCTTGCAGCACCCGTTCCGGCGGCGACACCAGATGAAAATGCAGAGGGCTGTGTGGCAGGTATCTGTGCCGCGCCAGCAGGTGCCGCCTGATCGCCTCCGATCTGAGGCCAAACTGCCATTGACAAATAGGCGGTTTCGGAGAATCTATGGCGCATGATCAAGAACGCGCACCATAACCGCTCGTATTTTTGGCTGTACCTGTAAAGGGCGGCCGAGACAGATCACAATGTCAACAAGCCGCCGTCAGGCGGCTTTGTTGTATCGGCAGCGTCCTGGCGGCATAAACGTAAAAAGGACGCGAAGACCATGCTTGAAATCGAAGACAGCGAAATATCGCTCATGCGCCCGCCGGTGGTGACGATCCGCGCTGCAAAACCCCGCGACATCTGCGAACTCCACGAAATGATCGGCCTGCTTGCTGCCCATCATGGCGACATATCGGCCTCGACGCCGGAACAGCTCGAGCGCGATCTCTTCGGCCCGACGCCATGGATTTCGGCCCTCGTCGCTGACGGTAGCGACGGGCTGATCGGCTACGCCATTCTCGTTCCGCTCTACAGGGCACAGGAAGGCAAGCGCGGCATGGATCTGCATCACCTTTTCGTGCGCGACGGCCATCGCGGCCATGGCACAGGTCAGCTTCTCGTCGACCGCGCCCGGGAAACGGCGCGCATTGCAGGCTGCGATTACCTCTCCGTGAGTGCCGCGACCGGCAATCTCAAGGCTCATCGTTTCTACGAACAGATGGATTTCACCCCTCGCCCGGTCACCGGCATGCGCTATATGCAGGCTCTGTCGTGAGTGGCTCCAGCCGCTCGGCCATCTTGCAAGGGAGGAAAGCATGACCCGACTGGCGGTGGTTCTGACCGAAGGCTTCGCGGACTGGGAAGTGGGGCAGCTTGCTGCCTCCGCCCGCACCCATTTCGGCTTCGACGTGGTGACGGCAAGTCCCGGCGGCGCGGAAGTGCGCTCCATGGGCGGCATGCGGGTGGCACCCGATGCGGTAGCCGAGAACCTGCATGGTGACGCTTTCGATGCGCTGGTCATCTGCGGCGGCACGATCTGGGAGACGGAAAAGACGCCCGACCTTTCGCCTGTGATCAACGACTTCATCGCGCGCGGCAAGCTCACCGCTGCGATCTGCGGCGGGACGCTGGCGCTGGCGCGTGCCGGTGCTCTTGATCAGGTTGCCCATACCAGCAACGCCCCCGACTTCCTCGCCAGCGCCGAGGGCTATCATGGCCAGGCGCATTACCGTGAGGGACCGCAGGCGGTTCGCTCCGGCATGATCGTCACTGCGCCGGGTTCGGCGCCGATTACCTTTACCGCAGAGATCTACCGGGCGCTCGGCTTCGGCAGCGAAGAGCTCGACACCTATGTGCAGATCTTTGGTGCGGAGCATCAGCCGAAGGCGGCCTGAACGCCCCAAGCATGCCAATCATTTGAGCCGTCGAACCTCTTTCGGCAGGCTGTCTCCGGGCGCCACTTCATGCACCGGGCGGGTCGCCCATTGGTGAAGCGCCCTCTTTACGAACAGAAAGGCCGCAGCCCTTGCCTGTGCCAGATCGCCGGGATCATCGAGGCGGCTCGCGATTTTTGCCTCCATGACAGCCAGCGTATCGGAAAACCAGCGCGCTAGAACGGCATTGCGCGCGGCCAGCCGGTCCTGCATGTGAGCAATCGCGGCGTCTGTTTCCTCAAGGGTCGGGTTCTTCATGGTGGCAGTGTGGCCTGCGGCGCTTGCCCCAGGCAGACGCTACTTGCTTGGAACCGCCTTCAGATAGGCGGAGATCGCCTCGATATCGGACTGCGGCAGATGGGCGATGTTCTGCTGCACGTCCACCATCTGACCGCCGGCGGAGTCGAAATCGGGGGTGAAGCCGGTTTGCAGGTAGTTGGTGATATCAGCCTCGCTCCAGGAGCCGACACTCTTAGAGCCCGGCGTAATATCGGGTATGCGGCCCTTGCCTTCCGGGTTCGGCGCGCCGGCGAGCCATTGGTCGCGGACGAAGCCACCGAGGAAATCGCGTGGGGTGTGGCATTCGCCGCAATGGCCGAGGCCCTCGACCAGATACTGGCCACGCTTCACCTTATCATCGGCATTGGCAAGCACGACGCGCGGCTGGTCGTTGAAATAGAGGAGCTTCCAGCCGCCAAGCGCCAGGCGGATGTTGAAGGGGAACGGCAATTCGTGCGGCGGGGCAACGTTGCTGCTCTTCGGCAGCGTTTTCAGATAGGCGAAGAGATCGTTGACGTCCTTGTCGCTCATGCGCGTGTAGGAACCATAGGGGAAGGACGGGTAGAGATGCTGCCCGTTGGGGCCGACGCCGCGCTTCATGGCATTGCCGAACTGAGCGAGCGTCCAGCGGCCGATGCCGACCTGCTCATCCGGGGAAATATTGGGCACATGGAAGGTGCCGAAGGGGCTCTTCAGGGCGAGGCCGCCGGCCAGCGTGAGTTTCGCATCGCCTTGCGCGCCGGGCGTGGCATGACAGCTGACGCAGCCGCCGGCCCAGAAAACCTTTTCACCATTCGCGACATCAGGCGCGCCGAGATTGGCCCAGTGGCTTTCCGGCAGCGGATCCGGCGCGGTTACGAAATAGAAAACTGCGCCGCCGATCACGCCGACGCCGATGAGACAGAGCACAAAGCGGATGAACCTGCGGACCATGCGCCGCCTCTCCTTGCTATCAATGTTCAGGGCGTTCCCCGGCCCACTGCCAAGGAGAATAAAGCGATCCGCACCGGCGGCAAGAGCCGGTGCGGATTACGGGATCATGGGAGAATAGCTCTATCGCCTAGTCCTTCTTGATGCGATAGAGCTGATGACAGCCACCGCAATTGCCGCCGAGGGTGTTCAGCGCCGCGCCGACGCCGGCAGCATCAGCCGGAAGCTGGGCGAGCACGGTTTCGGCGTCGGTAGACAGCTTCGCGGCGCGTGCCTTGAAGTCATCCATGTTTTCCCAGATCTTCGGGCTTGCTTCCTCGTCGCCCGTCTCGGTGCCTGGCTTGAACTGGTCCGGGAAGGCCTTCGCCGTGGTGGCGATCGTCGTCAGCGCCGCCTTGACGGCATCCGCATCATAGGGCTTGGTGCCCTTGGCGATGGCGGACAACGCGCCTGCGGCACCACCGATCTGTTTCATCATTCCAATGCGTGCGTCATGCGTG encodes the following:
- a CDS encoding redoxin family protein, with the translated sequence MSDLTLAPELSVSQWLNTPRPFSIAGLRGKVIFLHSFQLLCPGCVAESLPQVRRIERIFANTDLQVIGLHTVFEHHEAMTPTVLKAFIHEYRLTSPIGVDQADGQSDIPVTMRRYGFRGTPSSVLIGRDGAILHHAFGVEDDIALGARIGMALAAPVPAATPDENAEGCVAGICAAPAGAA
- a CDS encoding GNAT family N-acetyltransferase — encoded protein: MLEIEDSEISLMRPPVVTIRAAKPRDICELHEMIGLLAAHHGDISASTPEQLERDLFGPTPWISALVADGSDGLIGYAILVPLYRAQEGKRGMDLHHLFVRDGHRGHGTGQLLVDRARETARIAGCDYLSVSAATGNLKAHRFYEQMDFTPRPVTGMRYMQALS
- a CDS encoding type 1 glutamine amidotransferase family protein yields the protein MTRLAVVLTEGFADWEVGQLAASARTHFGFDVVTASPGGAEVRSMGGMRVAPDAVAENLHGDAFDALVICGGTIWETEKTPDLSPVINDFIARGKLTAAICGGTLALARAGALDQVAHTSNAPDFLASAEGYHGQAHYREGPQAVRSGMIVTAPGSAPITFTAEIYRALGFGSEELDTYVQIFGAEHQPKAA
- a CDS encoding cytochrome c is translated as MVRRFIRFVLCLIGVGVIGGAVFYFVTAPDPLPESHWANLGAPDVANGEKVFWAGGCVSCHATPGAQGDAKLTLAGGLALKSPFGTFHVPNISPDEQVGIGRWTLAQFGNAMKRGVGPNGQHLYPSFPYGSYTRMSDKDVNDLFAYLKTLPKSSNVAPPHELPFPFNIRLALGGWKLLYFNDQPRVVLANADDKVKRGQYLVEGLGHCGECHTPRDFLGGFVRDQWLAGAPNPEGKGRIPDITPGSKSVGSWSEADITNYLQTGFTPDFDSAGGQMVDVQQNIAHLPQSDIEAISAYLKAVPSK
- a CDS encoding c-type cytochrome, whose amino-acid sequence is MNWKAVAAAVAFAGIALGSAMAVDGTHDARIGMMKQIGGAAGALSAIAKGTKPYDADAVKAALTTIATTAKAFPDQFKPGTETGDEEASPKIWENMDDFKARAAKLSTDAETVLAQLPADAAGVGAALNTLGGNCGGCHQLYRIKKD